A DNA window from Hemibagrus wyckioides isolate EC202008001 linkage group LG11, SWU_Hwy_1.0, whole genome shotgun sequence contains the following coding sequences:
- the znf326 gene encoding DBIRD complex subunit ZNF326 → MMSGNSRGKISEIAPRSFEESYGLFQKYADGASSILSTPCKDAEECDGWQQFRLFPSSSSEISYGSYEFFGLGAPNAGHDGSSCDGTQTTGLMDDMLLDCRLPYLGSSRRSRSPFSDSDSSQYTSFSDISSSSTLFDTPCTKPRPIGSRGRGGDTAAMCRAKSRGIFRSTGASNIQSFYSNMATPASRGTKRMLMAPVPPSKFAKKQRVELSIRAGLNFSKDSHISSDGKDVKGTEAVEEKRVRVREKRRRRREKNCEKYGDKHRLAFTCAFCKFRTFEDKDIEKHFGSTYHHETLDYIRRQAKFDDRVISFLHDCMVHKFRKTVSALCKLRSLSEQKVNQKVMEGVTEDDYMRKVEVVHCMACNIYIPAVFASVQQHRRSPLHLKTKVMYKEQLKRESVLTAKAIINNDTVKIRYEKYIKGEDPFVVDAKDDTSSDLSEPEIENED, encoded by the exons ATGATGTCTGGCAATTCAAGAGGAAAGATCTCTGAAATTGCTCCAAGATCATTTGAAGAGTCCTATGGTCTTTTTCAAAA ATATGCAGATGGAGCATCATCAATATTGTCAACACCTTGCAAAGATGCAG aggagtgtgatggttgGCAACAGTTCAGATTGTTCCCATCCAGCTCTTCTGAGATAAG CTACGGTTCCTATGAATTCTTTGGTCTTGGAGCCCCAAATGCTGGACATGACGGAAGTTCCTGTGATGGCACACAGACCACTGGTCTGATGGATGATATGCTGTTAGACTGCCGTTTGCCTTATCTAGGTTCCTCTAGGAGGTCCAGGTCCCCATTTTCAGACAGTGATAGCAGTCAGtacacctccttcagtgacaTCTCAAGCTCATCCACTTTATTTGACACACCATGCACGAAGCCTAGACCCATTGGCTCGCGTGGGAGAGGAGGAGATACTGCTGCAATGTGTAGAGCGAAAAGCAGAGGG ATTTTCAGGTCGACAGGTGCCAGTAACATCCAGAGCTTTTATTCTAACATGGCTACACCAGCATCTCGCGGTACAAAGCGGATGCTGATGGCTCCAGTTCCTCCGAGCAAGTTTGCCAAGAAGCAGCGGGTTGAATTGAGCATCAGGGCAG GACTGAATTTTTCAAAG gaCAGTCATATTTCCTCTGATGGAAAGGATGTGAAAGGAACAGAAGCTG TGGAGGAGAAGCGTGTTCGagtcagagagaagagaagacgtAGACGAGAGAAGAACTGTGAAAAATATGGagacaagcacag ATTAGCTTTCACATGTGCCTTTTGTAAATTTCGCACGTTTGAAGACAAAGACATTGAGAAGCACTTTGGAAGCACATATCACCACGAAACACTGGACTACATTCGAAGACAGGCCAAGTTTGATGACCGGGTCATTAGCTTTCTCCAT GACTGCATGGTACACAAGTTTCGTAAGACAGTGTCTGCTTTGTGCAAGCTGCGCAGCCTTTCAGAACAGAAAGTGAACCAGAAAGTGATGGAAG GGGTGACTGAGGATGACTACATGCGGAAGGTGGAAGTGGTGCACTGTATGGCCTGCAACATTTACATTCCTGCTGTCTTTGCTTCTGTCCAGCAGCATCGCCGTTCCCCTCTACACCTAAAAACCAAAGTG ATGTACAAAGAGCAGCTGAAACGGGAGAGCGTGCTGACAGCTAAAGccataataaataatgacactGTTAAAATCCGCTATGAGAAATACATCAAG GGAGAAGACCCTTTCGTAGTGGATGCCAAAGACGACACAAGCTCAGATTTGTCTGAACCCGAGATCGAAAATGAGGACTAA
- the lrrc8db gene encoding leucine rich repeat containing 8 VRAC subunit Db has product MFTLTEVASLNDIQPTYRILKPWWDVFMDYLGIVMLMVAIFAGTMQLTKDQVVCLPVPNSWKESVTTQKPPETVSGLETGGNRVTLAAAPLTGKDQPDTVVHKLHITQPAIMQPQPTGVKTNMDFQQYVFVNQMCYHIALPWYSKYFPYLALIHTIVLMVSSNFWFKYPKTSSKIEHFVSILGKCFESPWTTKALSETACEDSEENKQRMTGGLSLPKHLSTSSEEGSPSPSTPMLGKTSVKFSTEKPVIEVPSMTILDKKDGEQAKALFEKVRKFRVHVEDSDLIYKLYVAQTIIKTVKFILILCYTATFVTCIDFEHDCKPDVKHLTGYTEFRCTHNMAFMLKKLLISYIAIICVYGLVCIHTLFWLFRRPLKEYSFEKVREESSFSDIPDVKNDFAFLLHMVDQYDQLYSKRFGVFLSEVSENKLREISLNHEWTFEKLRQHVTRNAQDKLELHLFMLSGVPDAVFDLTDLEILKLELIPEARITAKISQMINLQELHLYHCPSKVEQTAFSFLRDHLRCLHVKFTDVAEIPQWVYLLKNLRELYLVGNLNSENNKMIGLESLRDLRHLKVLHLKSNLTKVPTNITDLAPHLVKLVVHNDGTKLLVLNSLKKMMNLADLELHNCELERIPHAIFSLTNLQELDLKSNNIRTIEEVISFQHLKRLTCLKLWHNKIITIPLSIGQVKNLESLYLSHNKLESLPAPLFSLPKLRYLDLSYNSIVVIPIEVGFLQNLQHFAITGNKVEVVPKHLFKCTKLRTLCLGQNCISSLPEKIGQLVQLIQLELKGNCLDRLPAQLGQCRLLRRSGLIVEDHLFDSLPLEVKDSINQESNVTYANGI; this is encoded by the coding sequence ATGTTCACCCTAACGGAAGTTGCCTCTCTGAACGACATCCAGCCAACCTATCGCATTCTGAAACCATGGTGGGATGTGTTCATGGATTATTTGGGCATCGTAATGCTCATGGTGGCAATATTTGCTGGGACGATGCAGTTAACCAAAGACCAGGTGGTTTGCTTGCCTGTTCCAAATTCATGGAAAGAGTCCGTCACCACACAGAAGCCACCAGAAACAGTTTCTGGCCtcgagacaggaggaaacagagtGACATTAGCAGCTGCACCTTTAACAGGCAAAGACCAGCCGGACACAGTTGTCCACAAACTGCATATCACTCAGCCAGCTATTATGCAGCCTCAGCCAACAGGAGTGAAAACTAACATGGACTTTCAGCAGTATGTCTTTGTCAACCAGATGTGCTACCATATTGCCCTCCCTTGGTATTCAAAATACTTTCCCTATCTTGCTCTCATTCACACAATTGTCCTCATGGTCAGCAGCAACTTTTGGTTTAAGTATCCAAAGACAAGTTCAAAAATTGAGCATTTTGTGTCAATTTTGGGGAAATGTTTCGAGTCCCCTTGGACCACTAAAGCATTGTCTGAGACAGCATGCGAAGACTCAGAGGAGAATAAGCAAAGGATGACCGGAGGACTCTCATTACCAAAGCATTTATCCACCAGCAGTGAGGAGGGGAGTCCAAGCCCATCCACACCAATGCTGGGAAAAACCAGTGTTAAATTTTCTACTGAAAAGCCTGTTATTGAGGTTCCAAGCATGACCATATTGGACAAAAAAGATGGTGAGCAAGCCAAGGCCCTGTTTGAAAAAGTGAGGAAGTTTCGTGTGCATGTTGAGGACAGTGACTTGATCTACAAACTCTATGTTGCTCAGACTATAATTAAGACAGTCAAGTTCATTTTGATCTTGTGTTACACAGCAACATTTGTTACATGCATTGATTTTGAGCATGATTGTAAACCAGATGTTAAACATTTAACTGGCTACACCGAATTCCGTTGTACTCATAATATGGCATTCATGTTGAAAAAGCTGCTCATTAGCTACATTGCCATCATTTGCGTTTATGGCTTGGTATGCATTCATACGCTTTTTTGGTTATTCAGGCGGCCTCTGAAGGAGTACTCTtttgagaaggtgagagaggaGAGCAGCTTTAGTGATATACCAGATGTAAAGAATGACTTTGCATTCCTCTTGCACATGGTAGACCAGTATGACCAGTTATACTCTAAACGCTTTGGTGTCTTTCTCTCAGAGGTCAGTGAAAACAAACTACGGGAAATCAGCTTGAATCACGAGTGGACATTCGAGAAGTTACGGCAGCATGTGACACGGAACGCTCAAGACAAGTTGGAGCTCCATTTGTTTATGCTCTCGGGTGTTCCCGATGCAGTGTTTGACCTCACTGACCTGGAAATATTGAAGCTTGAGCTAATCCCCGAAGCACGGATAACAGCAAAGATTTCCCAGATGATCAACCTTCAAGAACTGCATTTATATCACTGCCCTTCCAAAGTTGAGCAGACTGCATTCAGTTTTCTTCGTGATCACCTACGGTGCCTTCATGTCAAGTTTACAGATGTTGCAGAGATACCCCAGTGGGTTTACTTGTTGAAGAACTTAAGGGAGCTCTACTTGGTAGGAAACCTGAACTCTGAAAATAACAAGATGATTGGCTTGGAATCCCTCAGGGACCTGAGGCATCTGAAAGTGCTACACCTAAAGAGCAACCTTACTAAGGTCCCAACAAACATAACAGATTTAGCCCCACATCTGGTCAAACTTGTGGTACACAATGATGGTACTAAGCTCTTGGTATTGAATAGTTTGAAAAAGATGATGAATCTTGCTGATCTTGAGTTGCATAATTGTGAACTAGAAAGGATACCACATGCCATTTTTAGTTTGACAAATCTGCAGGAGCTAGACTTAAAATCCAACAATATTCGCACTATTGAGGAGGTTATCAGCTTCCAACATCTAAAAAGGCTGACCTGCCTCAAACTTTGGCACAACAAAATCATCACCATTCCACTGTCCATTGGGCAAGTAAAGAACCTTGAGtccctttatctctctcacaACAAACTAGAGTCTTTGCCTGCACCTTTGTTTAGTTTACCTAAGCTAAGATATTTGGACTTAAGTTACAACTCCATTGTGGTGATTCCAATAGAAGTAGGATTCCTGCAGAACCTCCAGCACTTTGCCATCACAGGAAACAAGGTGGAAGTGGTGCCCAAGCACCTGTTCAAATGCACAAAGCTACGTACATTGTGTTTGGGCCAAAATTGTATCTCTTCACTGCCAGAGAAAATTGGCCAGCTGGTGCAGCTGATACAACTAGAGTTAAAGGGAAACTGTCTTGACCGCCTTCCAGCTCAGCTTGGACAGTGCAGACTCTTGCGCCGAAGTGGTCTGATTGTGGAGGATCACCTGTTCGACTCTCTGCCGTTAGAGGTCAAAGACAGCATTAATCAGGAAAGTAATGTGACGTATGCTAATGGAATCTAG